The following coding sequences lie in one Oreochromis niloticus isolate F11D_XX unplaced genomic scaffold, O_niloticus_UMD_NMBU tig00006539_pilon, whole genome shotgun sequence genomic window:
- the LOC112845277 gene encoding WD repeat-containing protein 17-like, producing MRRTLSVPWSGTDCLLVSNLHNGIRLVDSEALACITSFCFPSAAASVQCLAWVPSAPGMFITRDSQVGVLRVWNVSRSTPLDSFKLKKMGFHALHVLNSPLAKKAQSSCSPSKS from the exons ATGAGGAGGACCCTGTCAGTGCCTTGGAGTGGGACCGACTGTTTACTAG TGTCTAACCTCCATAACGGCATCCGGCTGGTGGACAGCGAGGCCTTGGCCTGCATCACGTCATTCTGCTTCCCCTCAGCTGCCGCGTCCGTGCAGTGTCTCGCCTGGGTCCCGTCTGCGCCCGGCATGTTCATCACCAGAG ACTCGCAGGTCGGCGTGCTGAGAGTGTGGAACGTGTCTCGCTCGACTCCGCTGGACAGCTTTaagctgaaaaagatgggaTTTCACGCTTTGCATGTCCTCAACTCCCCACTGGCCAAGAAAG CTCAGAGCTCCTGCTCCCCCAGTAAGAGTTAG